One stretch of Rhinolophus ferrumequinum isolate MPI-CBG mRhiFer1 chromosome 5, mRhiFer1_v1.p, whole genome shotgun sequence DNA includes these proteins:
- the MTHFD2L gene encoding bifunctional methylenetetrahydrofolate dehydrogenase/cyclohydrolase 2, mitochondrial isoform X4, producing the protein MAVPVRRFSLLCGRLGQVPALGGSAAQLVGVPGAAGRTFRGFRSSGVRTSREKRFHLPEVATVCLPTCPHPQSSFFKCIVTH; encoded by the exons ATGGCAGTGCCAGTCCGCCGCTTCTCGCTGCTCTGCGGCCGCCTGGGCCAAGTGCCGGCGCTGGGCGGGAGCGCGGCGCAGCTCGTGGGGGTGCCAGGAGCGGCCGGGCGCACGTTCCGGGGCTTTCGGAGCAGCGGCGTGAG GACCAGCAGAGAGAAGAGATTCCATCTTCCAGAGGTTGCCACTGTCTGCCTCCCCACTTGTCCCCACCCTcagtcatcattttttaaatgtatagtgaCACATTAG